Proteins encoded within one genomic window of Oncorhynchus keta strain PuntledgeMale-10-30-2019 chromosome 12, Oket_V2, whole genome shotgun sequence:
- the LOC118391666 gene encoding insulin codes for MAFWLQAASLLVLLALSPGVDAAAAQHLCGSHLVDALYLVCGEKGFFYTPKRDVDPLIGFLSPKSAKENEEYPFKDQTEMMVKRGIVEQCCHKPCNIFDLQNYCN; via the exons ATGGCCTTCTGGCTCCAAGCTGCATCTCTGCTGGTGTTGCTGGCGCTCTCCCCCGGGGTAGACGCTGCAGCTGCCCAGCACCTGTGTGGCTCTCACCTGGTGGACGCCCTCTATCTGGTGTGTGGAGAGAAAGGATTCTTTTACACCCCAAAGAGAGATGTGGATCCCCTTATAG GGTTCCTCTCTCCAAAATCAGCAAAGGAGAACGAAGAGTACCCCTTCAAAGACCAGACGGAGATGATGGTAAAGAGAGGTATTGTAGAGCAGTGCTGTCACAAGCCCTGCAACATCTTCGACCTGCAAAACTACTGCAACTGA